The Aureimonas mangrovi genome contains the following window.
GTTGTAGTGCTGGGCCACGTTGTTGAAGAGCGGCTGGTTCTGCCCGTGCGACTTCTTCACCACCTCTTCGACGGAGGCTTCGGCCATGCCGGCTTCGGCGGCCAGCTTGTTGCCCATGTCGACATAGGCCTGATGGTGCTTGTCGTGATGGTACTCCAGCGTCTCCTTCGACATGAAGGGCTGAAGGGCGTCGTAGGCGTAAGGGAGTTCGGGAAGGGTGAAGGCCACGGGGCGTCTCCTTTTTCGTCTGCCTTGTGGCAGGGGCGACCGGCGGCCCTCCCCTGCACTGAACTTCGCGCGCGTTACCTAGGGCCGCAAAGGCCCCATGTCAGCACCAAGCGTCACGCATTCGTGCCGGCGCTCTCGCGCGCGAAGCGCCAGTAGAGCTCGCGTGCGCGCTCGGCCACCTTCCCGCTCGGCAGCGCACGTTCCTCGAAGCGGGTGACCGGGACGACCTTGGAGTGGTTGCCGGTCGAGAAGATTTCCTCCGCGGTCTCGAATTCCTCCACGCTCATCGACTTCTCCACCACCTCCATCCCGTCGGCGCGCAGGAGAGCGATGATGCGCTGGCGCGTGATACCGTTGAGGAACGTGCCGTTGGGGATCGGCGTGAAGACCGTGCCGTCGCGCACGGTAAAGACGTTAGACGTGCCGGTTTCGGCGACGTTGCCGACCGCATCGCGGATGAGCGCGTTGTCGAACCCGCGCGAACGCGCTTCCAGGATCGCACGGCCGCTGTTGGGATAGAGGCAGCCGGCCTTGGCGAGCGTCGGCGCCGATTCCGGCGTCGGACGGCGGAAGGGCGAGAGGCCGAGCGAGAAGCCGGCCGACGGGATCATCGGCGATTCGTAAAGCGACAGCGCGAAGCGCGTGGAGGCGGGGTCCGCCGGCACGCCCATGTAGCCGCCGTCCTCGGCCCAGTACATCGGCCGGATATAGACCGCCGTCTCGCCGTCGAAATTGGCGAGCCCTTCCATCGTCAACCGCACGATCTCCTCCGGCGCTACGGTCGGCTCGAGGCCGAGCGCGCGGGCCGAAGCGTTCACGCGCGCCGCATGGCGATCGAGATCGGGGGTGAGCCCCTCGAACCAACGCGCGCCATCGAAGACGGTTGAGCCCAGCCACATGGCATGGCTGCGAGGGCCGACGAGGCCGGGATTGCCCTCCAGCCAGCTCCCGTCAAAGAAGGTGAAAGTGCGCGAAACTTGCGTCGACATGCGGGCTCCCTCGGCTTCCAGCGCCTCGGGCACACAGCCCCGACGGCTCTCCCGTCCCCTTAGGCGCTTCTGAACGCCTTGTCAGCCGCAGGCGTGGGCGGCTCATGCCGCGGACGTGATCGTGACCGCAGGAACGAATGCGGCATTCGCGTGTTCGGATCTCAATCGTAAGTCAACCTGCGCAGCGTAAGAGAACAAGTCCGATCAACGGGCGAACGCGCGCCTCAGGAAATCTCGGTGGCTGGACATGACCTCATCCCTGACAGGCGGGCTAACCCGCCGACATCTACTCATGGGCCTCGGCCTCGGTTCAGCTGCAGCGCTGACGGGCTGCGTTTCAGGGGCCGGTCCGCTGGCCGTCGCCAATTACGCGCCGATCTCGAGCGGCCCGCGCGTTTCGCCCGAATATCTGGCAGCCTACGGCCCGATCTCTGACGGCGGCTACAACATCCCCGGCATCGACTTCACCAAGGTCGATCTGCGGTATCTGCGCCGCGAGGTCGACTATTTCGGTGGCGAGGCACCCGGCACGATCATCATCGATACGCCGACGCGCTTCGCCTATCTCGTGCAGCCGGGCAACCGCGCCATGCGCTACGGCGTCGGTATCGGTCGGGAGGGTTTTGCCTGGGACGGCCGCGCTCGCGTTCAGTGGAAGCGCGCCTGGCCGACCTGGACGCCGCCGAAGGAAATGATCGCGCGCCAGCCGGAGCTCATCGAGTTCGCCGACGGCCAGGCTCCCGGCCTCAACAATCCGCTCGGCGCGCGCGCCCTGTATCTGTTTCAGAACGGCGAGGACACGCTGTACCGCCTGCACGGCACGCCCGAATACTGGACGATCGGCCGCGCTGTCTCCTCGGGCTGCGTGCGCTTCATGAACCACGACATCATCGATCTGTATGATCGCGCGCAGAACGGTGCGACGGTGATCGTCAATCAAGGCGCGACGACGGCCTGATCTGCGTCGGACAATCGCTGAGAAAGGGGGAGTGCCAGCCGGCGCTCCCCCTTTTCTCATGCGTTCAGCAGTTCAGACGCGGTCGAGGCGCTCCCCGGTGATGACTTCGGCCTGACGGCGACGCTCTCCGTCCATCACGTCCAGCCGGCGCTCCAGATTCTCCTGCCGGATCATCGAGGGCAGCAGGAACAGATCGATCAACTGACCGATGCCGAGAAGGCCGAAAGTGAAGATCCACAGGATTCCGGTCCAGAAGCGGCCGAGATAAATCCGGTGCAGACCGCAGATGCCGAGAAGGCAGCACAGCCAGAGAACGAAGGCGGTGGGGCCCGATTTCATCGCGAGGTCTCCCGATAGGCCGCAAGAGGGCGTTCACCCTCATATAGGGAAGAAGAACGCCTCCCGAAATCCGTCAGCGTCCGCGCTTGAAGCCGCCGAGGAGGCCACGAAGGATCTCGCGCGTGACCGTGGAGGCGACCGTGCGGCCGACCTGCTTCATCACTGTCTCGCCGATGCCTTGCCGCTGGTAACCCGAACGCGCGGCGCCCGTCGTCGTGCGCCGCCGCGGCGTCGGCTCGTCCGGAAAATCGGGGATCGGCAGGCGGAGATCGTCATCGGCGGCATCTGCACGCCCCCGTCCCTCTTCGGCGCGACGGGCAGCCGCATCGGCCCGGCGCTCGGCCTCCCTTGAACGCCTTTCGTCGCGCTCGCGCTCCTCGGCCTTGCGGGTTTCCTCCTCGCGGGCGAGTTCGGCCTCCGCGCGGCCGGTGAGAAGCTCGTAAGCCGATTCACGGTCGACCGCCGTGTCGTAGCGCCCGCGCATCGGGCTCGCGGCCATGAGTTCGGCGCGCTCGGCGTCGGTGACGGGCCCGACGCGAGCCGCGGGCGGGCGGATGAGCGTGCGATGGACGACGCCCGGCACGCCGCCATCGCCGAGCGTGGAGACCAGCGCCTCGCCGACGCCGAGTTCGGTGATCGCGGTTCCGGTGTCAAAAGCCGGATTCGGACGGAACGTCTCTGCGGCGATCTTCACCGCCTTCGCCTCGCGCGGCGTGTAGGCGCGCAGCGCGTGCTGGACACGATTGCCGAGCTGGGCGAGCACCGTGTCGGGCAGGTCCGCCGGGTTCTGGGTGACGAAGTAGACGCCGACGCCCTTGGAGCGGATCAGCCGGACGACCTGCTCGACCCGTTCCACCAGCGCGCGAGGCGCGTCGTTGAAAAGAAGATGCGCCTCGTCGAAGAAGAAGACGAGCTTCGGCTTTTCGGCGTCGCCCACCTCGGGAAGCTCCTCGAAGAGCTCGGAGAGGAGCCAGAGAAGGAAGGTCGCGTAGAGGCGCGGATTGCCCATCAAACGGTCGGCGGCCAGCACGTTGACGGTGCCGCGTCCGTCGCGGTCAACATGCATGAGGTCTGCGATGGAGAGCGCAGGCTCTCCGAAGAAGTTCGCCGCACCCTGGTTCTCAAGGATCAGAAGCTGACGCTGGATCGCGCCGACCGAGGCCTTCGCCACGTTGCCGTAGCGCGTGGAGACCGTGTCTGCGTTCTCACCGAGATGGGCCAGCATCGCCTGAAGATCCTTCAGGTCTAGGAGCAGGAGCCCCTCGTCGTCGGCGATGCGGAAGGCGATGTTGAGGATCCCCTCCTGCGCCTCGGTCAGCCCCATCAGCCGCGAGAGGAGCAGCGGCCCCATCTCGGACACCGTGGCGCGCACCGGATGGCCCTTCTCCCCGTAAAGGTCCCAGAAAACCGCCGGATAGAAGTCGTTGTAGTAGGGATCGAGGCCGATCGCCTCGGCCCGCTTGACGAGAAAGTCCTTGGCCTCGCCACGCTCGGAGATGCCGGACAGGTCGCCCTTCACGTCGGCGCAGAAGACCGGAACGCCCGCTTCCGAGAAGCCTTCGGCGAGCACCTGCAGGGTCACGGTCTTGCCGGTGCCTGTCGCGCCGGCGACGA
Protein-coding sequences here:
- a CDS encoding TM2 domain-containing protein; protein product: MKSGPTAFVLWLCCLLGICGLHRIYLGRFWTGILWIFTFGLLGIGQLIDLFLLPSMIRQENLERRLDVMDGERRRQAEVITGERLDRV
- a CDS encoding helicase HerA-like domain-containing protein; this translates as MLEEGRIYLGSAARGETGSPGEPAYLELRYANRHGLVAGATGTGKTVTLQVLAEGFSEAGVPVFCADVKGDLSGISERGEAKDFLVKRAEAIGLDPYYNDFYPAVFWDLYGEKGHPVRATVSEMGPLLLSRLMGLTEAQEGILNIAFRIADDEGLLLLDLKDLQAMLAHLGENADTVSTRYGNVAKASVGAIQRQLLILENQGAANFFGEPALSIADLMHVDRDGRGTVNVLAADRLMGNPRLYATFLLWLLSELFEELPEVGDAEKPKLVFFFDEAHLLFNDAPRALVERVEQVVRLIRSKGVGVYFVTQNPADLPDTVLAQLGNRVQHALRAYTPREAKAVKIAAETFRPNPAFDTGTAITELGVGEALVSTLGDGGVPGVVHRTLIRPPAARVGPVTDAERAELMAASPMRGRYDTAVDRESAYELLTGRAEAELAREEETRKAEERERDERRSREAERRADAAARRAEEGRGRADAADDDLRLPIPDFPDEPTPRRRTTTGAARSGYQRQGIGETVMKQVGRTVASTVTREILRGLLGGFKRGR
- a CDS encoding L,D-transpeptidase — its product is MTSSLTGGLTRRHLLMGLGLGSAAALTGCVSGAGPLAVANYAPISSGPRVSPEYLAAYGPISDGGYNIPGIDFTKVDLRYLRREVDYFGGEAPGTIIIDTPTRFAYLVQPGNRAMRYGVGIGREGFAWDGRARVQWKRAWPTWTPPKEMIARQPELIEFADGQAPGLNNPLGARALYLFQNGEDTLYRLHGTPEYWTIGRAVSSGCVRFMNHDIIDLYDRAQNGATVIVNQGATTA
- a CDS encoding branched-chain amino acid aminotransferase — translated: MSTQVSRTFTFFDGSWLEGNPGLVGPRSHAMWLGSTVFDGARWFEGLTPDLDRHAARVNASARALGLEPTVAPEEIVRLTMEGLANFDGETAVYIRPMYWAEDGGYMGVPADPASTRFALSLYESPMIPSAGFSLGLSPFRRPTPESAPTLAKAGCLYPNSGRAILEARSRGFDNALIRDAVGNVAETGTSNVFTVRDGTVFTPIPNGTFLNGITRQRIIALLRADGMEVVEKSMSVEEFETAEEIFSTGNHSKVVPVTRFEERALPSGKVAERARELYWRFARESAGTNA